One Thiobacillus sp. genomic region harbors:
- a CDS encoding F0F1 ATP synthase subunit epsilon, producing MAMTIHVDIVSAEAAIYSGLAEYVIVPAEMGEVGIYPRHTPLLSRLKPGSVRIKQPDKAEEDVIYVSSGMLEVQPGVITILSDTAIRGADLDEARALDAKRMAEEAMKDRGAAMDYARAQAELAEAVAQLAAIQKLRKIKH from the coding sequence ATGGCCATGACCATTCATGTCGACATCGTCAGCGCCGAGGCCGCCATCTACTCCGGCCTGGCCGAGTACGTGATCGTGCCGGCGGAAATGGGCGAGGTGGGCATCTATCCCCGCCACACCCCCCTGCTTTCCCGCCTGAAGCCCGGTTCCGTGCGCATCAAGCAGCCGGACAAGGCTGAAGAGGACGTGATCTACGTGTCCAGCGGCATGCTTGAAGTGCAGCCCGGCGTCATCACCATCCTGTCCGACACCGCCATCCGCGGCGCGGATCTGGACGAGGCCAGGGCCCTGGACGCCAAGCGCATGGCCGAGGAAGCCATGAAGGACCGCGGCGCCGCCATGGACTACGCCCGTGCCCAGGCCGAGCTGGCCGAGGCCGTGGCCCAGCTGGCCGCCATCCAGAAACTGCGAAAGATCAAGCACTGA